A stretch of the Aegilops tauschii subsp. strangulata cultivar AL8/78 chromosome 4, Aet v6.0, whole genome shotgun sequence genome encodes the following:
- the LOC109766989 gene encoding xyloglucan galactosyltransferase KATAMARI1 homolog produces MKGPDKRSSTQASAAFQSLRLVFVLATVMWASFLYYHFTVLSAGARRATVLDGASADPCRGRYVYVHDLPPRFNADILRGCQNTSDQYRWPDMCGFISNAGLGRALADPLDGDFTGENGWYGTHQFALDAIFHNRMRQYECLTTHSALANAVFVPFYAGFDFVRYHWGYDNATRDAASVELTDWLMRRPEWARMGGRDHFLVAGRTGFDFRRSNNMNPSWGTDLLNMPGGREMSVLVLEVSRVPHSREYAVPYPTYFHPRSDADVRRWQDRVRGLERRSLIAFVGAPRPDNPYNIRQQIIAQCEASDVCRLLGCGFGTSQCHTPGNIMRLFQRATFCLQPPGDSYTRRSAFDSMVAGCIPVFFHPVSAYLQYWWHLPVHHETYSVFIPEDDVRSRNVSIEAVLRAIPPETVERMRDEVIKMIPRLVYADPRSKLETVKDAFDVAVEGIIDKVARARAEAAADESSFSHAMEMFGFRRK; encoded by the coding sequence ATGAAGGGCCCGGACAAGAGGAGCAGCACGCAGGCGAGCGCCGCGTTCCAGTCGCTGCGGCTCGTCTTCGTCCTCGCGACCGTCATGTGGGCGTCCTTCCTCTACTACCATTTCACCGTGCTCAGCGCCGGGGCGAGGAGGGCgacggtgctggacggcgccagCGCCGACCCGTGCCGGGGGCGGTACGTCTACGTGCACGACCTGCCGCCGCGCTTCAACGCCGACATCCTCCGGGGTTGCCAGAACACCAGCGACCAGTACCGCTGGCCCGACATGTGCGGTTTCATCAGCAACGCCGGCCTGGGCCGCGCGCTCGCCGACCCGCTCGACGGGGACTTCACCGGCGAGAACGGCTGGTACGGCACCCACCAGTTCGCGCTCGACGCCATCTTCCACAATCGGATGCGGCAGTACGAGTGCCTGACCACCCACTCCGCCCTCGCCAACGCCGTCTTCGTCCCCTTCTACGCCGGCTTCGACTTCGTCCGCTACCACTGGGGCTACGACAACGCCACCAGGGACGCCGCGTCCGTCGAGCTCACGGACTGGCTCATGCGCCGGCCGGAGTGGGCGCGCATGGGCGGGCGAGACCACTTCCTCGTCGCCGGCAGGACGGGGTTTGACTTCCGGCGGAGCAACAACATGAACCCGAGCTGGGGCACCGACCTGCTCAACATGCCGGGCGGGCGGGAGATGTCGGTGCTGGTGCTGGAGGTGTCACGCGTGCCGCATAGCCGGGAGTACGCCGTGCCGTACCCGACCTACTTCCACCCGAGgtccgacgccgacgtgcgccggtGGCAGGACAGGGTGCGCGGTCTGGAGCGCCGGTCGCTGATAGCGTTCGTCGGCGCGCCGCGGCCGGACAACCCGTACAACATCCGGCAGCAGATCATCGCGCAGTGCGAGGCCTCCGACGTGTGCCGCCTGCTGGGCTGCGGGTTCGGCACCAGCCAGTGCCACACCCCCGGCAACATCATGCGGCTGTTCCAGAGGGCCACCTTCTGCCTGCAGCCCCCCGGCGACTCGTACACGCGGCGGTCGGCGTTCGACTCCATGGTGGCCGGCTGCATCCCGGTGTTCTTCCACCCGGTGTCGGCGTATCTGCAGTACTGGTGGCACCTCCCGGTGCACCACGAAACGTACTCGGTGTTCATCCCGGAGGACGACGTGCGGTCGCGGAACGTGAGCATCGAGGCCGTGCTCCGGGCCATCCCGCCGGAGACGGTGGAGCGGATGCGGGACGAAGTGATCAAGATGATACCCAGGCTGGTGTACGCGGACCCAAGGTCGAAGCTGGAGACGGTGAAGGACGCCTTCGACGTCGCCGTCGAGGGGATCATCGACAAAGTGGCCAGGGCCCGGGCCGAGGCGGCCGCGGACGAGTCGTCGTTCAGTCACGCCATGGAGATGTTTGGGTTCCGGCGAAAATAA
- the LOC109766994 gene encoding uncharacterized protein, with translation MDSDASSDEEYGTADLDQMIQDEFFDSSDSDEEVDIIMLMSMQEEMDRQVKHILNFKGSIKGRRVINRDRVSGAKLLHKDNFAPKLAFLDDQWFRRRFHMRKSLFLRIVEGVEAHDDYFKLRRDCCGQLSFSAKLKCTAALMMLALVTAADAVGEMVRMGESTSLKITVKFARIMVEVFGPEYLREPNEQDTKKLLAIGEARGFPGMLGSIDCMHWQWKNCTKRLRGMYQGVRAYFPLSGFGD, from the coding sequence ATGGATTCCGATGCTTCGTCGGACGAGGAGTATGGAACGGCGGATCTTGACCAAATGATTCAAGATGAGTTCTTCGATTCGTCAGATTCGGACGAAGAAGTGGACATAATCATGCTCATGAGCATGCAAGAGGAAATGGACCGGCAAGTGAAGCATATTCTCAACTTCAAGGGCTCAATCAAAGGGAGAAGAGTGATCAACCGAGACAGGGTGTCCGGAGCAAAGCTACTGCACAAGGACAACTTTGCTCCAAAACTTGCTTTCCTGGATGATCAATGGTTTCGTCGTCGTTTCCACATGCGGAAATCATTGTTTTTGCGCATTGTGGAGGGAGTGGAGGCACACGACGACTACTTCAAGCTCAGAAGGGATTGTTGCGGCCAACTCTCTTTCTCGGCCAAGCTGAAGTGCACGGCTGCTCTGATGATGCTTGCACTTGTTACTGCTGCAGATGCCGTTGGTGAGATGGTCAGGATGGGAGAGAGCACGAGCTTGAAGATTACTGTCAAGTTTGCCCGCATCATGGTCGAGGTGTTTGGACCTGAGTATCTCAGAGAACCAAATGAGCAGGATACAAAGAAGCTGTTGGCTATTGGAGAGGCAAGGGGGTTTCCAGGAATGCTCGGATcaattgattgcatgcattggcaATGGAAGAACTGCACCAAACGTCTGCGGGGAATGTATCAAGGTGTTAGGGCATATTTCCCCcttagtggttttggtgattga
- the LOC109766998 gene encoding xyloglucan galactosyltransferase KATAMARI1 homolog — protein MEKTTAAHGGGARWLPRLVLLAILSATPWLLIVYCHRAAPVRAPRQSLVTAAPASGREDGAPPRFPSVQEQQVKKLLIASAAGGEVRRSSDVGVAGEDACRGRYLYVHDLPPQFNADVLADCKHWYPWIDMCQYLVNGGLGAPLENADGVFADEGWYATDHFGLDVIFHARVRQYDCLTDDSSRAAAVFVPFYAGFDVVRNLWSNNATAKDAAAVELVDWLTRRPEWRAMGGRDHFFMSGRTAWDHQRQTDSDSEWGNKLLRLPAVWNMTVLFVEKVPWTDFDFAVPYPTYFHPAKDADVLQWQQRMRGMKREFLFSFAGGERPGDPNSIRHHLIRECGASSFCNLVQCRKSEKNCLVPSTFMRVFQGARFCLQPPGDTYTRRSAFDAILAGCVPVFFHPDSAYRQYRWHLPDDRDSYSVFISEEDVRSGNASSVEETLRRIPQEVAERMTETVIGLIPRLVYADPRSKLETLRDAVDVTLEAVIDRVSKLRKEMDHGDLTRTATKVSSKVKADN, from the coding sequence ATGGAGAAGACGACGGCCGCGCACGGCGGGGGCGCCCGCTGGCTGCCCCGCCTCGTCCTGCTCGCCATCCTGTCCGCCACGCCGTGGCTCCTCATTGTCTACTGCCACCGCGCGGCGCCCGTCAGGGCGCCCCGCCAGTCGCTCGTCACCGCCGCCCCCGCGTCCGGCCGCGAGGACGGCGCCCCGCCGCGCTTCCCATCCGTCCAGGAGCAGCAGGTCAAGAAGCTCCTGATCGCCTCCGCGGCCGGGGGCGAGGTGCGCCGGAGCAGTGACGTTGGCGTCGCCGGGGAGGACGCGTGCCGCGGGCGGTACCTGTACGTCCACGACCTGCCTCCGCAGTTCAACGCCGACGTCCTCGCCGACTGCAAGCACTGGTACCCGTGGATCGACATGTGCCAGTACCTCGTCAACGGCGGCCTCGGCGCGCCCCTGGAAAACGCGGACGGCGTGTTCGCCGACGAGGGGTGGTACGCCACCGACCACTTCGGCCTCGACGTCATCTTCCACGCTCGCGTCCGGCAGTACGACTGCCTCACCGACgactcctcccgcgccgccgccgtcttcGTGCCGTTCTACGCTGGGTTTGACGTCGTGCGGAACCTGTGGAGCAACAACGCCACGGCCAAGGACGCCGCGGCGGTCGAGCTCGTCGACTGGCTGACGCGGCGGCCCGAGTGGCGCGCCATGGGCGGGCGCGACCACTTCTTCATGTCCGGGAGGACGGCGTGGGACCACCAGCGGCAGACGGACAGCGACTCGGAGTGGGGCAACAAGCTGCTCCGTTTGCCGGCGGTGTGGAACATGACGGTGCTGTTCGTCGAGAAGGTGCCGTGGACGGACTTCGACTTCGCCGTGCCGTACCCGACCTACTTCCACCCGGCCAAGGACGCGGACGTCCTCCAGTGGCAGCAGCGGATGCGAGGCATGAAGCGGGAGTTCCTCTTCTCCTTCGCCGGCGGCGAGCGTCCCGGCGATCCGAACTCCATCCGGCACCACCTCATCCGGGAGTGCGGCGCCTCCAGCTTCTGCAACCTGGTTCAGTGCCGGAAGAGCGAGAAGAACTGCCTCGTGCCCAGCACCTTCATGCGCGTCTTCCAAGGGGCGCGCTTCTGCCTGCAGCCGCCGGGCGACACGTACACACGGCGGTCGGCGTTCGACGCCATCCTCGCCGGCTGCGTGCCGGTGTTCTTCCATCCGGACTCCGCGTACAGGCAGTACAGGTGGCACCTCCCCGACGACCGCGACTCCTACTCCGTGTTCATCTCCGAGGAGGACGTGCGGAGCGGCAACGCCAGCAGCGTGGAGGAGACGCTCCGGCGGATCCCGCAGGAGGTGGCGGAGCGGATGACGGAGACGGTGATCGGGCTGATACCGCGGCTGGTGTACGCGGACCCGAGGTCGAAGCTGGAGACGCTCAGGGACGCCGTGGATGTCACGTTGGAGGCGGTCATCGACAGGGTCAGCAAGCTCAGAAAGGAGATGGATCATGGCGATCTGACGCGAACGGCGACGAAGGTTTCTAGCAAAGTCAAGGCAGATAATTAG